GGCGTCGAGCGCGTCGTCGTTCATGCCCTCGATCTCACCGGCGAGTTCCAGCAGCAGATCGTGGGTCTCCTCCACGACTTCCGCTATGCGGGCGTCGGCGCGGTCGACCTTGTTCACCACGAGGACCACGGGCAGCCGCGCGGCGAGCGCCTTGCGAAGCACGAAACGGGTCTGCGGCAGCGGGCCCTCGCTGGCGTCCACGAGCAGCACCACGCCGTCGACCATGGCCAGGCCGCGCTCGACCTCGCCCCCGAAGTCGGCGTGGCCGGGGGTGTCGATGACGTTGATGGTGACGGGCCCGTTCGGGGTCTGGCGACGGATGGCGGTGTTCTTCGCGAGGATGGTGATCCCCTTCTCCCGCTCCAGCTCGCCGGAGTCCATGACTCGATCGACCGGTTCGGAGCGTTCGGCGAAGGCACCGGACTGCCGCAGCATGGCGTCGACCAAGGTGGTCTTGCCGTGGTCGACGTGCGCGACGATGGCGATGTTGCGGAGATCGGTGCGGACTTTCTGAGCAGCGGCTGTGGGCACGCGAAGGCTCCCTGGTGCAGAAGAATGATGGTCGACCAACGGACTCGGTGCTCCCGGCGTGGTCGGTGACCAGCATAGTCGCCGTTCCGCACGTGATCCGGAACACCGTCGCCCCCCCAAGAATCGGGTGGGCGGAAGAAATGGGGAGGAAAACGCGCCCGGCCGCGGAAAACGCCTGGTGAAAAGTGCGAGACGGCACGGCTCGCCCCGTGTCTCGGGCCGCGAGCCGACCGGAGGGTCTCAGTGGGCCAGGGCCTCGTTGACGGACCGCAGTTCGGGTGCCGTGCGCGTCGCCGAGAACTCGATCACCTCGTGGTGGGCGAGGTGCCGCAGCAGCAACGGATCGCTCGCCAGCGTGGCCTCCAGCTTGCCCGTCGACATCGATCTCGCCAGCAGCACTTCACCGCGGTGGTCGGCTCTGCGTCCCGACGCGACGAAAAGCCCGCGCTCGAACTGCCTCGTGAGCCATTCGGCGTGGTCGGGCAGGGCGTAGTCGATCTCGGGAGGCGGTGCCGTGTAGGTCAGTAGAACGACGTACATACCCCCACGGTAGGCGCCCGAGGCGTAGGTCACAGTCCTCGGCGACTCCCGGCCGTCACAGCAGAGCCAGCAGGTCGGGCACCAGCACGCGATCGGCGGGAAGCCAGTCGATCTCCCGCAGCTCAGCGGCGGGCAGCCAGCGCAGGGCCCGGTGCTCCACCGCCCGAGGCTCCGCCTCGGCGTCGCGCAGGGTCGCGGCGTAGACGCGGAGGACCATGCCGTTCGGCAACGGAACGTCGGCACCCACCCGGTCGCCCACGACGACGTCGACCCCGAGCTCCTCCACGCACTCACGACGCACGGCCTCGGCGTCCGACTCGC
The window above is part of the Saccharomonospora glauca K62 genome. Proteins encoded here:
- a CDS encoding YciI family protein, with the protein product MYVVLLTYTAPPPEIDYALPDHAEWLTRQFERGLFVASGRRADHRGEVLLARSMSTGKLEATLASDPLLLRHLAHHEVIEFSATRTAPELRSVNEALAH
- a CDS encoding NUDIX domain-containing protein, whose translation is MTTDEAAGRAATVVVGAAVVRDGRLLAQQRAFPAEAAGLWELPGGRVEPGESDAEAVRRECVEELGVDVVVGDRVGADVPLPNGMVLRVYAATLRDAEAEPRAVEHRALRWLPAAELREIDWLPADRVLVPDLLALL